A genomic window from Scomber scombrus chromosome 18, fScoSco1.1, whole genome shotgun sequence includes:
- the eci1 gene encoding enoyl-CoA delta isomerase 1, mitochondrial: MALRAAVRNKSALSALLSQLSPCSSHGRVCVTQMRNNSTSPKIKVDFDQSAGVAVMRLQSPPVNSLSLDFLTELCINLEKLEMDKSCRGLIITSSQPKVFSAGLDIMEMYGKSPESCGEFWRAVQEMWLKLYSSNMITIAAINGSSPAGGCLMSLTCDYRIMADNPRYSIGLNETQLGIVAPFWFKDTMVNTVGHRTTELALELGLLYNSSEALKIGLVDKLVPEDQVLTTATQTMTKWLAIPDHARQITKSMMRKPTIDKLTSNREADIQNFVSFITKDSIQKSLRVYLEMLKKRKG; the protein is encoded by the exons GAGTGCTTTATCAG CTCTTCTTTCCCAGCTGTCCCCCTGCAGCAGTCATGGCAGAGTGTGTGTCACTCAGATGAGGAACAACTCCACCTCACCTAAAATAAAGGTGGATTTTGACCAGAGTGCAG gTGTCGCAGTGATGCGCCTGCAGAGTCCACCGGTCAACAGCCTAAGTTTAGATTTCCTAACAGAGTTGTGCATTAACTTGGAGAAACTGGAGATGGATAAGAGCTGCCGAGGCCTCATCATCACCTCG AGCCAACCCAAGGTGTTCTCGGCCGGGCTGGACATCATGGAGATGTACGGGAAGAGTCCAGAGAGCTGTGGAGAATTCTGGAGAGCCGTTCAAGAGATGTGGCTGAAACTCTACAGCTCCAACATGATCACTATAGCTGCAATCAAC GGTTCCAGTCCTGCCGGTGGATGTCTGATGTCTCTGACATGTGACTACAGGATAATGGCGGACAACCCGCGTTACAGCATCGGCCTTAATGAGACGCAGCTTGGCATCGTGGCACCTTTTTG GTTTAAGGACACCATGGTTAATACAGTGGGCCACAGGACCACAGAGTTGGCCCTGGAGCTTGGACTGCTCTACAACTCTTCAGAGGCCCTGAAGATAGGCCTGGTAGACAAACTGGTACCAGAAGACCAGGTCTTGACCACAGCCACACAAACCATGACCAAGTGGCTGGCCATTCCAG ACCACGCCAGACAGATCACCAAGTCCATGATGAGGAAGCCAACCATCGACAAGCTAACGTCCAACAGAGAGGCTGACATCCAAAACTTTGTCAGCTTCATCACCAAAGACTCCATTCAGAAATCGCTTCGTGTATATCTGGAGatgcttaaaaagagaaagGGCTAG
- the dnase1 gene encoding deoxyribonuclease-1, translated as MRLVCTLGLVLALLHVSTSLLLGAFNIKSFGDTKSSNTTLMNIISTIVHRYDIILIQEVRDSDLSATKRLMEHVNKGSPKYKYNHIVSEPLGRSTYRERYLFLYREQAVSVAKNYTYDDGSESSGSDTFNREPFVVMFSSKNTAVKNFVLIPQHTSPSAAVVELKELYKVVLDVRNRWKTNDIVLLGDFNAGCSYVSGSDWQKIPIYTDQSFHWLIPDDADTTVSHTNCPYDRIVVTTDMMRGVVPGSAEVYNYMTDLKLSHPLALAVSDHYPVDVTLM; from the exons ATGCGTTTGGTGTGTACTTTGGGTCTTGTTTTGGCCCTACTGCATGTCTCCACCTCTCTGCTGCTCGGAGCCTTCAACATCAAGTCTTTTGGGGACACGAAATCCTCCAACACGACTCTGATGAACATCATCAGCACG ATTGTCCACCGCTATGACATCATTCTGATCCAGGAGGTCAGAGACAGTGACCTCTCAGCAACCAAAAGACTCATGGAGCATGTCAACAA AGGTTCTCCCAAGTACAAGTACAATCACATCGTCAGTGAGCCTCTGGGTCGGAGCACCTACAGAGAGAGATATCTCTTCCTCTACAG GGAGCAGGCAGTGTCTGTGGCTAAAAACTACACCTATGATGATGGCTCTGAGTCCTCTGGATCTGACACCTTCAACAGAGAGCCCTTTGTTGTCATGTTCTCCTCCAAAAATACTG CTGTGAAGAACTTTGTTCTGATCCCCCAGCACACCTCTCCAAGCGCTGCTGTGGTGGAATTGAAAGAGCTCTATAAAGTGGTGCTTGATGTCCGCAACCGCTGGAAAACCAAT GACATTGTACTGCTGGGCGACTTCAACGCAGGCTGCAGTTATGTTTCAGGCTCTGACTGGCAGAAAATCCCCATCTACACTGACCAGAGTTTCCACTGGCTGATCCCTGATGACGCAGACACCACAGTGTCACACACTAACTGCCCTTACGAcag GATTGTGGTGACTACTGACATGATGAGGGGAGTGGTACCTGGCAGTGCTGAGGTCTACAACTACATGACGGACTTGAAGCTCAGCCACCCTCTG gcacTGGCTGTTAGTGACCATTACCCTGTGGATGTGACACTCATGTAA